From the genome of Phycisphaerae bacterium:
CTCGAAGCCTTAAGCTTCTCCATCGCCTCGCTGAGTACAGGCGCAGAATCGATATTGAACCGTATCGTATCTGAAGCCTGGATTAAAACCAGCTTAACCAGTCTGCGATCAAGTTCGTCGTCATCAACTAATAAAACATTTAGTGTGTTGTCTGTTTGGCTCATGAGTTATCCGTTTACATATAGTAAACCAGTAGTCACTTAAAGTCTGCATAACAGCATGAAAATCGGGAAGCGTTACAGGCTTTTTGATATAACCGGCGGCCTGAAGTTTGAAACTTTCAAGTATATCCTTGTCAGAATCACTGGTCGTAAGAATCACGATCGGTATAATCTCAAGGTCAGGGTCCGATTTTATCTGCCTTAGGAACTCTCTGCCGCCCATGCCGGGCATATTCAAGTCAAGCAGAATCAGGTCAGGCATTGCAACTCCTTCGTCCGTTTTACATTTATGCAGATATTCAAAGGCCTCTTCGCCACTGCCTGCAACAACCGGCGCATTTGTTATACGCTGATCTTCAAGCGACATCTTTATAAGTTTCTGATCGCCTGGGTCGTCCTCGACCAACATTATTGTTACCGCTTTATATACTTTCATCTTGAACTCCTGATAATTTTAGCGATAATATTAAAACTTTTAAATTAACTGCTTAGCATAGCTGCGTTTGCAAGCCAGTAACGGGCCAGCTTTTCAAGAATCTCGCTGAACTCCCGCGGAGCAGCAGACTTCTGAACATAACCGGCAGCATGCATCGCATAACATTCTTCTATGTCCACTTCCGAATCGGATGTCGTAACAATGACAACCGGAATTGAACATAAATCATCATCAGCCTTAATTACTTTCAAAAATCCCTTACCGCCTATTCCGGGCATATTCAGATCAAGCAGTATTAAACCCGGTCTTGGATACTGCCACGAATCTTTCATGCCCGACCGCAAATAATCCAGTGCAGCCTCGCCGCTGGAAACAATTTCAATATTAACCCGGGCATTTTGGCTTAAAACAGCCGTTTTAATCAGTTTCTGGTCTCCCGGGTCATTTTCTACCAGAAGAATATTAACTTGTTTTTCCATACTTTCCATGTCGACCCCTTTCTATTCAGCTTATTTATATTAAGCTGTGAATCCAGTCCTCCGTTGCCGGCTCTATTAAACCGGCACCGTAATTATTCGAGATACTTATTTCAAAAAAAATCGACAGGTGTTTTTCATCTATTAGTTATTTCGTAAAAATCTCATTCCTCCTTAACTTTCATTTCGGCAGTTACTGATTTCTCTGCGACCGGTATTGTAAACCAGAACGTTGAACCCTTGTTCTCTTCGGATTCAATTCCTATCTGGCCGCCATGACGTTCAACTATCTTCCTGCAAACTGAAAGGCCAATGCCTGTGCCTTCGTACTCATTATTGCTGTGCAGCCGCCTGAACATCACAAATACCGACTGCTGATACTCAGGCTTAATGCCTATGCCGTTATCCTTTATCTCTATCTTAACCATACCGTCAACGGCAGATTTGCTGGTTATTGTTATGCGTGGAATATTATCCTTCTTCTGATACTTTATTCCGTTGGCGATGAGATTCTGCATAAGCTGACTTATCTGAACAGGGTCAACTTTAACATTAGGCAGAGGTTTCGGGATATCAATAACGACCTTCTTTTCCTGAAGTAATACGGAAAGTTCAATCTGTCGCAGTTGTTGAACAATTTTATTAAGGTCAACGACCTGAGGCGTATGTGTTTTTGTACTTACTCTTGAATAGGCAAGCAGCCCTTCAATCATACTATTCATTCGCTGAGCGCCTTCTATCATAAAATGGAGATTTTCAGCGTTATCAGCGTCAAGTTTCCCTTCGAGAGACTTCTGCAGCATTGAGCCGAAAGAAGAAATTTTCCGTAAAGGCTCCCGCAAATCATGCGATGCTATAAAGACAAAATTCTTCATCTCCTCATTTGTATCTTCAAGATTATCATTGAGTTGTTTCAGTTTCTTTTCGGCTTCTTTGCGCTCCGTAATATCGATAAAGGCTTCAAGCAGAATCTCTTCATCGCCGAGCCTGAGTTGTACAACGTTTTTAATAATTGGAATTACTTTTTTGTCTTTTGTAATCAATTTTCTTTCGGAATGGTCAACTTTCTGATTTTTATCAAGAATAGGACAATTGTTCAGTTCAGCCGGACACAAAGTTTTGTTGCACAACTGTCCCACAAGCTCATTTTCGCTAAAACCTGTAAGCTGTTGAGCAATGGCATTGGCCTGTCTAATTTTCTTGTCTTTCCCAATAACTACGACCCCAAACGGCATCGCATTTATCATATCCTGCAGAACTTTTTTGGACGTTTGGATTTCCTCTTCCGCTTCCTTGCGTTCTGTAATATTTATATCTGAGCCTCTATAGCCAATGAGATTGCCGTTATCATCGAGGATAGGAACTCCGCTGGTCATCAGCCAGATAACTCGGCCGTTCTTGTGTACATTCGCATTAACAAAACCTTTAAAAGGCTGTTTTTGCGCGAAACCTTCAAATGACAACCTTTTTAATTCATCTCTGTCTTTATCCAAAAACAGGTCATAAAAGTGTTTCTTCCCGACCATTTCTTCTGGTTTATATCCGAGCAATTCTTCAACAATCGGACTTGAATAAGTATATAAACCATCCGCATCGACTTCCCATATCCACTCGGTGGCATTGCTGACAATTTGCTGAAACCGTGTTTCGCTGCATCGCAGTTCGTTTTCCACTTTTTTACGCTCGCTGATTTCACGATTAAGACAGTCTATCGAGGTAGTGGTATGCTGCAGGTCGGCGGTCATCATATTAAAAGCATCCGCAATCTGCCCGATTTCATCGTATGTATTAATATTAACTCTTTTTTGAAGGTCCCGTGTTTTAGTGATATCCTTCATAGTATTTAATATGACCGTCAGAGGTCTGGTCAGCATAGTTGTCAAAATAACCAACAGCAATAAAGCACCCAGGATAAAAGTAGAAAATAACACAATATTGCATTTGTTGATTAACTTTAAAATATTGCTATTAATGATGCTGGCCGGCGAAGCTATCACAACAGCGTATTCTGAATGGTCCGGATTATCACCAAAAGGAAGGACGGCAAAATAAATATTCTCACCTTTCTCGGCGATGGAATAAACTTCTGGTTTTCCTGTATGGATGGATGAAATTATTTTCTGATGAAGAAGCTTTTTGCCCTGCTGGGAAGGGTCGCTATGAAAAATTATCGTCCCATCCCTGTCAATTATCATTGCCCGTGTGATATTTTCATTTTTTCTTACAATATCAAGACACTGCTGGTCGAACCCTTCGATATCCCTGGTTGATATCCCCAATGAAGTAATTCGTTTCAATTGTGTCTGAAGATTATCTCCCAGTATCAGTAATTTCGAATGCAGAGCGGCGCTGTAGTCTTTTCTCAGAATTTGACTGATAAAAAACAGATTCAGCGCGCTTGTGATAATCAGCGTAGCTGCAAAAGCCAACAGAATTTTTGTTCTTATACTCAGTTTCATCAATAACTCATTTTAACGTGATATCCTGTATGACTTTAGCGGTCAACAGTATATCGGCACTTGGTTTAATATTCAGTCTTTTGGCGGTTGCCAGATTAATAAGCGGGATTCCCTTTTCCGTAGAAATCATCGGAAATGCGGAAGGACTTTTGCCGTCAACCAGTATACCTCGGGCATATAATCCCGCCTGATATCCCTGCTCATATGCAGATACTGAAACGGTACACAGTGTTCCTTTCGATATCCTGTCTTCCCAAAATGAGAAATCCGGAAGGCTGCTGTTTGCCTGAAGCCATCTAAAAACATCTTCTATCGACACATTCTTTCCGGTTTCATCCTTAAATTCGAAAATACCCAAAAACCCCAAAGCGTCAACCTGATTCTGGTAAGCCAGAACCTTCTGTTTGAATTCAGCAAATGTTGGTATGACATCAAAACTAAGAATCTCTATATCCGAGAACTCGCCCTGCTGCTGTTTCATTTCCGCAATCAGAGCCGGCCACATCGCTCCGGTATCGGTAATCATCACAACTTTTCTGACATTGGGCACCAGTTTTCTGAGCAGACGAAAAGTCGCCGCATAATGCATTTTTTCCAGTACACCGGTTACATTTTCAGAACCGGTAAAACCGTATATTGCCGGATCTGCGTTAACCGCGCTGAAAACAATCGGAATTGAAGAATTAACATAATATTTTGTGACATATAACTGGGCATTATCATCACTGGCAAAAATAAGGTCCGGCTTGGAAGTGTCGATAGCACCGCGTATTTCTTTTGCGATTTCGAGCTTCCAGGCTTCGTCGCTTTTCCGCTTTGTATCCATCTGCATAACGTGGTACTGAACATTCAGCCCCTGCAGAGCATTCTGGAATCCGCCAAGCTGATTATCCGTCCATTCCCATGGCGAATTATAGCTCATAATATGAAGGATTTTATACTGTCTGTCAGGAATTGTTTTTATCACCTGCCGCTGGGGCCACAAATCGTTACTGGTATTATCATATGCCGAGGCTTTGAATGGGTCGAATTTCAAAAACAAAAATGTGCCGACGACAATAACTATTGCTGCTGCGGCAATGACGCCTATTCGCTTCCAGAGCATATTACTTTTGGAATTTAACATAATTGTTCTCCCAAATAGAATTCTGCACTCTTTACATTAATCATCTATGAAACTTTTTCTGCGGCAACTTCTGCTTCAGCAGTTACTGCTGCATCGGTAACAGGTATCGTAAACCAGAATGTTGAACCCTGATCCTCCTGGGATTCAATTCCTATCTGGCCGCCATGACGTTCAACTATCTTCCTGCAAACCGCAAGACCAATCCCAGTGCCTTCATACTCGCTTCTTGTATGCAGGCGCTTGAACATTACAAACATACCGCCCTGATACTCAGGTTTAATACCTATGCCGTTATCAGTTACCTCTACCCTTACCATACCATTGGCGGCAGGTTTACTGGTTATAGTTATGTGAGGAATATTATCTTTCTTCTGATACTTTATTCCATTAGCGATAAGATTCTGCATAAGCTGACGCATCTGTGCAGGGTCAACTTTAACAACAGGCAGCGGCTGTGGTATTTCCAGAGCAACATTCTTTTCCTGCAGCAGCACCGAAAGTTCAACCTGTTGCAGTTGTTTGACTATCTCATTAAGGTCGACAACCTGCGCCACCTGCGATTTCGAGCTTACTCTCGAATAGACAAGAAGTCCTTCAATCATTTTATTCATTCTCTGGGCGCCATCTATCATAAAACGAAGGTTCTCTGCGTCGTCAGTAGCAAGTTTGTCTTTGAGAGATTTGTCGAGCATAGAGCCGAAAGCGGTAATCTTCCTCAAAGGCTCTCTCAGGTCATGCGATGCTATATAGACGAAGTTTTTCATTTCCTGATTGGCTTCTTCGAGCTTATTTACGGCCTCGGCAAGGTCATCGTTTAATTTTCGAAGCTGTTCGTCCGCTTTCTTTCTATCGGTAATGTCCTCATAAGTTCCAATGATTCCGACTACATTACCGTTTTCATCGTGCAGCGGCACTTTATTCGTGTCAAGCCATGCCCGTTTTCCATTAGATTGCTGCTGCTGTTCAGTGATATGATATTGAGACGTATTGGAATCCACAACCCTGCGGTCGCATTCACGGAAGGAGTCTGCTTCTTCCTTTTTCCACCCCAGGTCATAATCCGTTTTCCCTATTATATCTGTAGGTTTATCAAGGCCTGCATCTCTGGCAAAATTGGTGTTACAGCCAAGGTAAACCAAATTTCTATCCTTCCAGAATATGGACTGAGGTATATTGTCCATAACAACCTGCAGCATTTGTTTGGCCTTGCTAAGTTCTGCGGTACGCTCCTGTACGTTTACCTCCAGGCCTTCTTTGGCATCGAGCAATTCCGAGTCTCGTTTTTGGATTTGCTCAAGCATTTCGTTAAACGCGTCAATAAGCAAACCAATTTCATCATTACTCTCTTTTAAGGCACGGCAGGAATAATCCTTCTTCTCTGAAACAGCCTTTGCGAGCTGGGCCAAATTTAAAATCGGTTTGGAAATAACCGCCTGAAGCCGCGTTGACACCAAAAATACCGCGAGTAAAGAAATAAATATTACAATTATGATTATCTGGATGCTGCGTTTCAGCGTCGTATACATAAGCTTTAAATCTGACTGCAGACAAACCGTACCAATTATTGCGTTATCAAGAATAACCGGGCTGGACACTGTCAGAAAGCCGTCACCAAAACTAAACCCTGTTTTCTTAAACTCACGAGGAATTGTCTTAATCTTATTATCAGGGCGATAATATGCCGCAAAAAGTTCGTTCTTGTCGTTATAAACACAAGCAAAGGTAATGGAAGTGTCCACATGAAGAGACTGCAGTGTTTTCTCTGCGTCTTTGTTGTCCTGAAAAGCCAGAGCCGCTTTGCAGTTATCCGCTATCATTTCCGTCCGGGTTGATAAATTTTGCACTATTGTATTGCGAAACATATTTTGCTCCCAGCCTATAAATGCCACTCCGGCCATGACCAATCCTGTGAGACATGCGAGCATGACAATCGCCATAAGCTTGTATTTAATCGTTATGTTTCGCAAAATACAGTTCATTATTGTTTAGCCTTCTTCAAGGACGCTTCACCGATTACATTTTTCGCCAGCCTTAAAAGCTGAGACCTGATTTGAAGTTTGGCTTGCGCAGCGGCCGCAACATTGATTTCAAATCGAATCTTTCCCTCTTCCATTATGAAATTGATAATTCCGCCGCCGGCTTCAAGGAAATCCGACATATCTCCAACCGTCAGGACTCCATAGTCTTTAACCAAATCTGTGATTTCCTTTGCAGCCGCCTTCTCTGAATTGCAGATGAATAATAAATGACATTTTCTGAGAGCCTCTATTGTCTTATCCATCTCGGCCTTATCCGATTTTTTTAGTTCTTCAAGTCCCTTAAATCGTTTTACAATTACTTTTCTATCCTTGGCCTGTTTGTCTTTTATGGGTTCAAAGGCGCCTTCAAACGGGTCTTTGCCAATGATACCTATAACTATGGGCTGATTATTGTCGCCTAGTTTTTCCTCCGGCCAATCCACGAACATAATAAAGTTATACAGGAATGCCGCCTTAACCTGGTATTCACGGCTGGATGCGGATTCGGCGCGGGTTTGCACCCCAAAGAGCAAGACCAAAAACAAAACTGCAAAAATATAAGTTCTAATTTTCATTTTTTGCTAATAGCTTATAATCCTTGCTGTTAAATACTAATCGGCACAAAAAAGGCGGCTATTAACGAAGCATTCGCTGTTTACGCATAAAAATGGGGAAAATCACCTTAATCAAATCATTATAGGTCGTTTTGAAATGACTGGTTTTAAATCTGGACCAGTCGAATATGCCAAAAACTCCGCTGTCCGATAATCATCCATTGCCCTCATATATTTATAGAGGCTGTTCTGTCGCAGTGATACTAAGTTTAGAATGTATATGTTACTGATACGCCAAACGCCGGCGACACTATATTGTACTCTTCGTTACTCCAGCGATCACTGAACGACTTAACTGCGTTGAAATCCTTTTTGAAAAAGCCCAGGATATTATAGGCATCAAATCGTACAAGGAGGTTTTTACTCGCCTTATACTGAGCGCCAAGATTAAGGAACGCACCGCCATTATAAATGTGTTGGTCATTTATCCATCGGGCATAACCAGGATCTCCCGGATTAAGGTAATGTCCTAAGGACCTTCTCCATGCGACAAAATCTTTCTTACCCGGACAACCCCAGTCGACCTGTATTGAGCCATCGACGCTCAAGCGATCGGTAACGTCATACTCCGCACGCAGCTTGGTGCAATGATTGTCAAAGTTAGCAAAGTTCATACCGTAGCCCTGTCCTGCGGCCGTAAGGCCCGTCCATTCAACGTTGCTTGCGGGGCTGTAACTGAGCAGTTTTGTATAGGCATGCGAAAATGTGATGCGCATTCGGTCTGTGCGATAGGTTGCCTCAAGTTCGGCGCCGATGGACCGCATCCTGCCCAGCGGCTTCTGTGAACCATTGCCAATTCCAGTATCTATCTCTTCCTGAGAGCGGCCGCCCCAACCCATAGGTTCCTGGATATTATAGAATACAGAACCGGCCAGCCACAGTTTTTGAGTCTGTTGACGTTCGTAACGCAGTTCGTACGAATCGATAGTCTCGAAATCGGCGAGGTCCGGCTTACCGATAGCCTGATTCGCAAGATAACCCGCACGCAGCGTCTCATCATAGTTGGACCGGCACGACCTGGTGTACATCAGTTTGATGGTATCTTCCTCTGTAGGAGTCCATACCAGGGCCGCACGAGGAGAAGGCATCATATTATGCAGATAATTATTCCAGTCGATGCGTCCGCCCAAAAACATTGTCCATGCTTCAGACATACGCCACTGATACTCACCCATAAAACTTTTCAAATCGGTACAGAAAGGGTCACCACCAAGATTATTATATGTCGAGTGGTCTTTCAGTCTTGCCCAGTCCGGTAACGTATCCCAGCCCCCAGGCAGGTTGTTAACAGCGTGCGACCACTCGCCGCCGACCGTAACTTGATGATTGTCATTTGGTGTCCAGTCTAACATTAATTTAATGTCGAATTCATCACGCCGCCAGCTATACGCATTGGCCATATTATACAAATCATAATCCTCATGGATGTCGAAACTGAAAGATGGGGTTAACGCGAGTGTCGGACCAATTTCGAAGCGATTGCCAATATAGCCGGTAAGCTTTCGATATGCGTCCGCATCAGATAAAAATTCTGCCGGATGATCGGGGTTCGGAACGCCCGGGGTATAACGATAATGACCGCCTTGTGTATACCGTATCCATGTTTCGAGTCCGCCCAAGTTGTACTGGGCATGTACCTTGACCTTCGGCCAATTGTCAGTGGACCGATTTCCAAAGCCGGCACTGCCGTATCGCTTTTCGCTACTCTCCCGAGTATCGCCCTCGTATGTGTACACCCGCTGGGCATCATCCCCGCTGGCGCCGGGGTAATGGCTAAAGCCTCCATACAAGAACACACCCTCGTCGTCGGAGATTCGGTGACCATATTTGAGTTCACTGGAGTAATACTCTTCAATGGAACCTAATCGGGCTGTAGTCTCCAGGCCCTCGAATGTCAGGCCGTTATCTGTAATAATATTTATCACCATAGCGATTGCGCCGGGACCATACAAAGCCGAACCTGGTCCGCGGATGACATCAATGTGGTTAATATCTTTGAGCATGGGCAAGTCTCGCTCGGCCATAGCGCCATAAAAAAATCGTTCATTCATAAGCCTGCCATTAACAAGCAGCAGATATTTATCATCACGGTCACTCATAATGCCCCGGATACCTATATCTTCATATTCATTCCGGTGGAACTGTTTTTGGAGTCCCGGCACTGTAATCAGCAGAAGTTCATCCAGGCTGCGGGCGCCTGTTCGCTGGATGTCATCCCTGGTAATAGTGGTCATAGTTGCAGGGACTTTTCTTCGAGTCGTCTTCGTCAAAGATCCTGAACCGGAGATTTCGGTATTCATTAACTCCTCAAGAGACATCTCAAAATAATTTTCTTTATTGTTCGGGTCCTTCTCTATGGCAGATGCTTTCACACTCAAACCGCAAATCAACCCTGACATCAATAAAAACAGAAACCAGCTTGTTCGCTTTTGTGTGTACACAACCACTTCCTTTCAATTATGTATTACTTTCTCAAGTAACTAAAAAACAAAAGAGCTTGCCTACGCGGTATTCTTTTTTTTACTTAATTTGAGCTTCTAATTATGAAACTATAAACATTGTATTATGTATCGACTTTATTAGTGGTTTTATTTAGGCAATTTTATGAGAACTGCGATAAAAAACCGGTTTTTAACAAACGAACACAAAGCGAGCA
Proteins encoded in this window:
- a CDS encoding YfiR family protein, producing MKIRTYIFAVLFLVLLFGVQTRAESASSREYQVKAAFLYNFIMFVDWPEEKLGDNNQPIVIGIIGKDPFEGAFEPIKDKQAKDRKVIVKRFKGLEELKKSDKAEMDKTIEALRKCHLLFICNSEKAAAKEITDLVKDYGVLTVGDMSDFLEAGGGIINFIMEEGKIRFEINVAAAAQAKLQIRSQLLRLAKNVIGEASLKKAKQ
- a CDS encoding response regulator, which produces MKVYKAVTIMLVEDDPGDQKLIKMSLEDQRITNAPVVAGSGEEAFEYLHKCKTDEGVAMPDLILLDLNMPGMGGREFLRQIKSDPDLEIIPIVILTTSDSDKDILESFKLQAAGYIKKPVTLPDFHAVMQTLSDYWFTICKRITHEPNRQHTKCFIS
- a CDS encoding PAS domain S-box protein yields the protein MKLSIRTKILLAFAATLIITSALNLFFISQILRKDYSAALHSKLLILGDNLQTQLKRITSLGISTRDIEGFDQQCLDIVRKNENITRAMIIDRDGTIIFHSDPSQQGKKLLHQKIISSIHTGKPEVYSIAEKGENIYFAVLPFGDNPDHSEYAVVIASPASIINSNILKLINKCNIVLFSTFILGALLLLVILTTMLTRPLTVILNTMKDITKTRDLQKRVNINTYDEIGQIADAFNMMTADLQHTTTSIDCLNREISERKKVENELRCSETRFQQIVSNATEWIWEVDADGLYTYSSPIVEELLGYKPEEMVGKKHFYDLFLDKDRDELKRLSFEGFAQKQPFKGFVNANVHKNGRVIWLMTSGVPILDDNGNLIGYRGSDINITERKEAEEEIQTSKKVLQDMINAMPFGVVVIGKDKKIRQANAIAQQLTGFSENELVGQLCNKTLCPAELNNCPILDKNQKVDHSERKLITKDKKVIPIIKNVVQLRLGDEEILLEAFIDITERKEAEKKLKQLNDNLEDTNEEMKNFVFIASHDLREPLRKISSFGSMLQKSLEGKLDADNAENLHFMIEGAQRMNSMIEGLLAYSRVSTKTHTPQVVDLNKIVQQLRQIELSVLLQEKKVVIDIPKPLPNVKVDPVQISQLMQNLIANGIKYQKKDNIPRITITSKSAVDGMVKIEIKDNGIGIKPEYQQSVFVMFRRLHSNNEYEGTGIGLSVCRKIVERHGGQIGIESEENKGSTFWFTIPVAEKSVTAEMKVKEE
- a CDS encoding TonB-dependent receptor plug domain-containing protein, with amino-acid sequence MYTQKRTSWFLFLLMSGLICGLSVKASAIEKDPNNKENYFEMSLEELMNTEISGSGSLTKTTRRKVPATMTTITRDDIQRTGARSLDELLLITVPGLQKQFHRNEYEDIGIRGIMSDRDDKYLLLVNGRLMNERFFYGAMAERDLPMLKDINHIDVIRGPGSALYGPGAIAMVINIITDNGLTFEGLETTARLGSIEEYYSSELKYGHRISDDEGVFLYGGFSHYPGASGDDAQRVYTYEGDTRESSEKRYGSAGFGNRSTDNWPKVKVHAQYNLGGLETWIRYTQGGHYRYTPGVPNPDHPAEFLSDADAYRKLTGYIGNRFEIGPTLALTPSFSFDIHEDYDLYNMANAYSWRRDEFDIKLMLDWTPNDNHQVTVGGEWSHAVNNLPGGWDTLPDWARLKDHSTYNNLGGDPFCTDLKSFMGEYQWRMSEAWTMFLGGRIDWNNYLHNMMPSPRAALVWTPTEEDTIKLMYTRSCRSNYDETLRAGYLANQAIGKPDLADFETIDSYELRYERQQTQKLWLAGSVFYNIQEPMGWGGRSQEEIDTGIGNGSQKPLGRMRSIGAELEATYRTDRMRITFSHAYTKLLSYSPASNVEWTGLTAAGQGYGMNFANFDNHCTKLRAEYDVTDRLSVDGSIQVDWGCPGKKDFVAWRRSLGHYLNPGDPGYARWINDQHIYNGGAFLNLGAQYKASKNLLVRFDAYNILGFFKKDFNAVKSFSDRWSNEEYNIVSPAFGVSVTYTF
- a CDS encoding response regulator, giving the protein MEKQVNILLVENDPGDQKLIKTAVLSQNARVNIEIVSSGEAALDYLRSGMKDSWQYPRPGLILLDLNMPGIGGKGFLKVIKADDDLCSIPVVIVTTSDSEVDIEECYAMHAAGYVQKSAAPREFSEILEKLARYWLANAAMLSS
- a CDS encoding ATP-binding protein, producing the protein MNCILRNITIKYKLMAIVMLACLTGLVMAGVAFIGWEQNMFRNTIVQNLSTRTEMIADNCKAALAFQDNKDAEKTLQSLHVDTSITFACVYNDKNELFAAYYRPDNKIKTIPREFKKTGFSFGDGFLTVSSPVILDNAIIGTVCLQSDLKLMYTTLKRSIQIIIIVIFISLLAVFLVSTRLQAVISKPILNLAQLAKAVSEKKDYSCRALKESNDEIGLLIDAFNEMLEQIQKRDSELLDAKEGLEVNVQERTAELSKAKQMLQVVMDNIPQSIFWKDRNLVYLGCNTNFARDAGLDKPTDIIGKTDYDLGWKKEEADSFRECDRRVVDSNTSQYHITEQQQQSNGKRAWLDTNKVPLHDENGNVVGIIGTYEDITDRKKADEQLRKLNDDLAEAVNKLEEANQEMKNFVYIASHDLREPLRKITAFGSMLDKSLKDKLATDDAENLRFMIDGAQRMNKMIEGLLVYSRVSSKSQVAQVVDLNEIVKQLQQVELSVLLQEKNVALEIPQPLPVVKVDPAQMRQLMQNLIANGIKYQKKDNIPHITITSKPAANGMVRVEVTDNGIGIKPEYQGGMFVMFKRLHTRSEYEGTGIGLAVCRKIVERHGGQIGIESQEDQGSTFWFTIPVTDAAVTAEAEVAAEKVS
- a CDS encoding ABC transporter substrate binding protein, whose product is MLNSKSNMLWKRIGVIAAAAIVIVVGTFLFLKFDPFKASAYDNTSNDLWPQRQVIKTIPDRQYKILHIMSYNSPWEWTDNQLGGFQNALQGLNVQYHVMQMDTKRKSDEAWKLEIAKEIRGAIDTSKPDLIFASDDNAQLYVTKYYVNSSIPIVFSAVNADPAIYGFTGSENVTGVLEKMHYAATFRLLRKLVPNVRKVVMITDTGAMWPALIAEMKQQQGEFSDIEILSFDVIPTFAEFKQKVLAYQNQVDALGFLGIFEFKDETGKNVSIEDVFRWLQANSSLPDFSFWEDRISKGTLCTVSVSAYEQGYQAGLYARGILVDGKSPSAFPMISTEKGIPLINLATAKRLNIKPSADILLTAKVIQDITLK